A genome region from Trachemys scripta elegans isolate TJP31775 chromosome 2, CAS_Tse_1.0, whole genome shotgun sequence includes the following:
- the LOC117873296 gene encoding cytosolic non-specific dipeptidase-like: MRQFWKLLHFTAMTALLLAILFMSLTTAVSVPSDQIFQYIEEHQNEYVQRLKDWVAIESDSNDPAKRHLVINMMLLAEERIRKLGGTVEMVDLDMQELPNGNKISLPPVILANIVKDPKKPTVCFYGHMDVQPAKIEDGWSTEPYILTEKNGNLYGRGASDDKGQVLAVLNAIEALQKHELPVNVKILLEGMEEVGSIGLNTLVEQRNSTFFSDVDYIVVTDSAWLSNKPGITYGTRGNCYFFVEVECAKRDLHSGGFGGILHEAMNDLIFLLNTLVDSSGHILIPGIYEAVAPLTEKEKKLYEGIEYDLDQIMAKYGIEEFHNKTKEELLMQRSRYPSLSIHGIEGAFSAPGTKTVIPAKVTGKFSIRVVPNMEPSVVKKQVTDYLNKKFTELNSPNSIKVTSSIGTKPWLSDINEPQYLAARKAIKRVFGKEADMIRAGGTIPIATHFQEVTRKSIMILGIGGPDDASHGQNEKISRYNFIEGTKLYAAFLQELATV, translated from the exons ATGAGACAATTTTGGAAGCTGCTCCATTTCACAGCCATG aCTGCCCTGCTGCTTGCCATATTGTTCATGTCACTTACTACAGCAGTATCTGTGCCTTCAGATCAAATATTTCAGTATATTGAAGAACATCAAAATGAATACGTGCAG AGACTCAAAGATTGGGTGGCCATAGAAAGTGACTCCAATGACCCTGCAAAGAGACATCTGGTTATAAACATGATGCTTTTGGCAGAAGAGAGGATAAGAAAGTTAGGTGGAACAGTTGAGATGGTAGATCTGGACATGCAAGAG cTACCCAATGGAAACAAAATCTCTTTGCCACCAGTTATTCTGGCAAACATTGTAAAAGATCCAAAAAAGCCTACCGTTTGTTTTTATGGGCATATGGATGTGCAGCCAGCAAAAATTGAGGATGGATGGTCAACAGAGCCTTACATATTGACAGAGAAAAATG GCAATCTCTACGGACGAGGTGCATCTGATGACAAAGGACAAGTTCTGGCTGTGCTGAATGCAATCGAAGCACTTCAAAAACAT GAACTTCCTGTTAATGTAAAGATTCTGCTTGAAGGTATGGAAGAAGTAGGGTCCATTGGGCTAAATACGCTAGTTGAACAGAGAAATAGTACATTTTTTTCTGACGTTGATTACATTGTGGTCACTGACTCCGCATGGCTCAGCAACAAACCTGGTATTACATATGGGACAAGAGGAAACTGCTACTTCTTTGTTGAG GTAGAATGTGCTAAACGAGACTTACACTCAGGGGGCTTTGGAGGAATATTACATGAAGCAATGAATGACTTAATATTTCTATTAA ACACCCTGGTAGATTCCTCTGGTCATATCCTGATCCCTGGAATTTATGAAGCAGTAGCTCCTCtcactgaaaaagaaaagaaactgtaTGAAGGAATTGAATATGACCTGGACCAGATTATGGCCAAATATGGAATAGAAGAGTTTCATAACAAAACTAAG GAAGAATTATTAATGCAAAGATCACGCTATCCATCTCTTTCCATCCATGGAATCGAAGGAGCTTTTTCTGCACCTGGAACTAAGACTGTAATCCCTGCAAAAGTAACTGGAAAGTTTTCAATACGTGTGGTGCCGAACATGGAGCCTTCTGTAGTAAAGAAACAG GTGACTGACTATTTGAACAAGAAATTCACTGAACTGAACAGTCCTAACAGCATTAAAGTAACCAGTAGCATAGGAACAAAGCCCTGGCTATCTGACATAAATGAACCTCAGTATTTGGCTGCAAGGAAAGCAATTAAAAGAG TGTTTGGAAAAGAGGCTGACATGATCCGTGCAGGTGGAACAATTCCAATTGCCACACATTTTCAGGAGGTGACTAGAAAGAGTATAATGATACTAGGAATAGGAGGACCTGACGATGCTTCACATGGGCAAAATGAAAAGATCAGCAG GTACAATTTCATTGAGGGAACAAAACTATATGCAGCTTTTCTTCAAGAACTTGCTActgtctaa